From Haloterrigena salifodinae, the proteins below share one genomic window:
- a CDS encoding ABC transporter permease, producing the protein MTRNSETPTDDDERMDFENAIVSDSDTDANERIETDGGVGTPFEVVSEYEETRRDRYRKLYDAYVHAPISIIWRDWRARIGFTIVAIYLLMGIVGPLIVEPTSVTEGPALAAPFETMEYPLGTDNQGRDLLSQTVHSTSTILKMVLSGAVFTVGIGTIVGSIAGYKGGMTDTVLSSITDVFINIPGFPLVMVLGLMFDDQILGNPYAIGILLSVASWGGLARAIRSQMLTLREESFVEASQAMGIGTSTIVFKEIVPHLMPFVVINLTNAGRKVIFEAVALYYLGILPFQDLNWGSILNQAYGANAHARPDAIHWFLVPMFAIVFISVGLTLLGQSLDRVFNPRVRARHEKTTADVEGEGDGETQTQDAMGV; encoded by the coding sequence ATGACGCGAAATTCAGAGACACCAACGGACGACGACGAACGGATGGATTTCGAGAACGCGATCGTTAGCGACTCCGATACGGACGCCAACGAGCGGATCGAGACCGACGGCGGCGTCGGTACGCCCTTCGAGGTCGTCTCCGAGTACGAGGAGACGCGCCGCGACCGCTACCGCAAGCTGTACGACGCGTACGTCCACGCGCCGATCTCCATCATCTGGCGCGATTGGCGCGCTCGAATCGGCTTCACGATCGTCGCGATCTACCTGTTGATGGGGATCGTCGGACCGCTGATCGTCGAACCGACGAGCGTGACCGAAGGGCCAGCGCTCGCCGCGCCGTTCGAGACCATGGAGTACCCCCTCGGGACGGACAACCAGGGACGCGACCTGCTCTCCCAGACGGTCCACTCGACGTCGACGATTCTCAAGATGGTCCTCTCGGGTGCGGTGTTTACTGTCGGTATCGGGACGATCGTCGGTTCCATCGCCGGCTACAAGGGCGGCATGACTGACACGGTCCTGAGTTCGATCACCGACGTGTTCATCAACATCCCCGGTTTCCCGCTCGTGATGGTGCTGGGGCTCATGTTCGACGACCAAATCCTCGGCAATCCGTACGCGATCGGTATATTGCTGAGCGTCGCGTCGTGGGGCGGCCTCGCCCGGGCGATCAGATCACAGATGCTCACGCTCCGAGAGGAGTCGTTCGTCGAGGCTTCGCAGGCGATGGGAATCGGAACATCGACGATCGTTTTCAAGGAGATCGTTCCGCACCTGATGCCGTTCGTGGTGATCAACCTCACGAACGCCGGTCGGAAGGTCATCTTCGAAGCGGTCGCCCTGTACTACCTCGGGATCCTTCCCTTCCAGGACCTGAACTGGGGAAGCATCCTGAACCAGGCCTACGGGGCGAACGCGCACGCCCGTCCCGACGCGATCCACTGGTTTCTGGTCCCCATGTTCGCGATCGTGTTCATCTCTGTCGGACTGACCCTGCTCGGGCAGTCCTTAGACCGGGTGTTCAACCCCCGCGTCCGGGCCCGACACGAGAAGACGACCGCGGACGTTGAGGGCGAAGGCGACGGCGAAACGCAGACGCAAGAT